In one Modestobacter sp. L9-4 genomic region, the following are encoded:
- a CDS encoding L-ribulose-5-phosphate 4-epimerase — protein MTAPTEHGTHQVQREHVANLHSYLTRYELVTWTSGNVSERVPGEDLFVIKGSGVEYDDLTWEGITVCDLDGNPVDGVRAPSSDTAAHAYVYRAMPQVNGQVHTHSTYAAAWAARHEEIPCVLTAMADEFGGPIPVGPFALIGDDSIGQGIVETLQGHRSPAVLMKNHGVFTIGPSAKAAVKAAVMTEDVARTVHLSRQLGEPIPIAQADIDSLYARYQNVYGQR, from the coding sequence ATGACCGCCCCCACCGAGCACGGCACCCACCAGGTGCAGCGCGAGCACGTCGCGAACCTGCACTCGTACCTGACCCGCTACGAGCTGGTCACCTGGACCTCGGGCAACGTGTCCGAGCGGGTGCCCGGCGAGGACCTGTTCGTCATCAAGGGCAGCGGCGTCGAGTACGACGACCTGACCTGGGAGGGCATCACCGTCTGCGACCTGGACGGCAACCCCGTCGACGGCGTCCGGGCCCCCTCCAGCGACACCGCGGCGCACGCCTACGTCTACCGGGCCATGCCGCAGGTCAACGGCCAGGTGCACACGCACAGCACCTACGCCGCAGCCTGGGCCGCCCGGCACGAGGAGATCCCCTGCGTGCTCACGGCCATGGCCGACGAGTTCGGCGGGCCGATCCCGGTGGGGCCGTTCGCCCTCATCGGCGACGACTCCATCGGCCAGGGCATCGTGGAGACGCTCCAGGGGCACCGCTCACCTGCGGTGCTCATGAAGAACCACGGCGTCTTCACCATCGGGCCCTCGGCGAAGGCAGCGGTCAAGGCCGCCGTCATGACCGAGGACGTCGCCCGCACCGTGCACCTCTCCCGCCAGCTGGGGGAGCCCATCCCGATCGCGCAGGCGGACATCGACTCGCTGTACGCGCGTTACCAGAACGTCTACGGACAGCGTTGA